The genomic stretch TATTGCAGGAAATCTTATGTAAACTTGTTATTAATACAAATCAGGTATATCCACTCTTGCAGAAATTAGTTATAGATATATTGGAAAAAGAAAAATGCATTTTAAATGATGAAATATTTCAATTTCTCACACCGTGTCTATATGAGCAAAGTACCATTACAGAAGCAATAATAGGATTGGTTATCAAAACACTTGAATTAAGTCAAAGTGGTGTAGATGAAGCGAAGTTGATAGAGCTGCTTCCAATGTGTTTGACGGATAAGAGATTATTTCATGAATTGTTGATACAAATGGTAGAGCAAAGATATATTTTTATCAATGATGAACAACTATATGAGCGAAGATATCCTACAATAATGGAGTATATTTCAAAATTAGATAATGAGAGAGCGTCTCAAATTTTGGAGTTAAGACTTGGGGGAAAAACGTTAGAAGAAGTTGGAAAAGAATTTGGTATCACAAGGGAACGTATTAGACAGATAGAGTCCAAGTATATAAAAAAATCTCCGCAACTAATGGAAGATAGATATTCTTATGTTTTTGAAATGTACGATATTTCAAAAAAAGATTTTTTGTTGGGTTTTCGTGAGAAAGAGGAAGCATATAATTATTTGATTGTAGCATATGAAAAAGGAATAAAGAACATAGAATATATGCTTGAGGATGATAACCTCAGCAATCAATACAAAATATGTGCTGAACGTATTATTTATAAAAATTACGTGATATTAAATGGTGAAAGAGTATTGCGTTCACGGCCTGAACTTAGTGAGTATATCTTACGTACAGTTGGTAAAGAAGGAATTACATTTGAAGATTTTTCAGAACTCTATCGAATGCTTCTTGAAGATCTAAATTTACAGGAAGATTCTAAGTTTACATTAATGGAACGTGGTTATGAAAATAAATTATCTGTTAGCGATCATATACTCTGGAAACATCATAAAAAATTGCGCTATTATAATATTAATGCGTATGATTTTACAAATCTATTTTCAGGGCTTAATTTGAAACAGTATGAAAATATTGAAATATCAACGTTAAAGCTGTTTAGAGAATTTCCTGATTTAATGGAGGAATATGATATTCAGGATGAGTATGAGTTACATAATTTGTTGAAAAAAATATGTTCAAAAGATATATTTCCAACTATGAAGTTCAATAGAATGCCAAATATAGAGTTTGGTGAAGCCGATCGTGACGGACAAGTAATGAATTTATTGCTTGAACTTGCACCTGTTACAAATATAGAATTGGCTGAAATGTATGAAAGAGAATATGGAGTATTATCTCGGACGGTTTTAGCTAATTATTTAAAAAGCTTCGATAAATATTTTTTTGATGGAGTTTACAAAATTGACGCACCTAGAATGTCGGAATTGATGCTTTCAAGTTTACGCCAACAAATGAGTAAGGAATTTTACCTGTTTGCGGATATCCGTAAAATATATAAGGATGCATTTCCTAATGCCGATTCACAATTACTCAACCCTTTATCTGTAAAGGCATTGGGATTTCGAGTTTATTCTAATTATGTGATAAAGAATAACTATATTTCTGCAGTTGACTATTTTAGAACAATTTTAACGAAAGAGGATCTTGTTGATTCGACAATCTTCCCAGATGGGTTACAGACATTATTGGCCTATATGAACGAAGTATATAGATTAAAATTGTGCTATGAGATTATTGAATATAAACCGGCAAAATATGTAAATATTCGAAGGCTAAATTCTGTTGGAGTAAACCAAGATGATATAAAAGATTATTGTAAAAAAGTGTATCAACATAATACTCCAACATATTTTACAGTATATTCATTAACAAAAAATGGGTTTGAACATCCATTGGAGGATTTAGGTTTTGATGAATGGTTTTATTCTTCGATATTGGTGGAAGATAAAACACATTTTTCACATCGTCGAATGGGTGGGAGTCGGTTGTTTAAAAAAGGGAGAGGCACAGTGTGTCTAGTTGATTTTATCGAGTGGATACTATATTCAATAGATACTTTGTCCATGGATATTTATGATTTCACGGATAATTTGTCAAATGAATACAATATAAATTTGAGTGTATTTAAGATAATGGAAACAATTTCGGGTAGCTCAATGTATTATGATAAGATTACAGAAAAAATATATGCGGATTACGAAGTATATTTTGCGGAAATATAAAAATAGTGGAGGTAGTTAAACATGAATTTATTAATTGAAGGTATTGAAAATAAAGTTGTTTTTGAGACAGAATTAACGAAGCAGTTGTCTGTTGATAACCATTCGGAGATATATCCGGTATATAAAATCAAATTGGATCAATTGTACTTCAATGACCAAAATGACAGAATAGCAACCTGGATTAGTCAATACAAAAGTGAAACTAAGATTGAGAAAATAGATACGGATAAGAAAACTGATTATAACAACATAATACATAAATTTATTACAGATAGTAATCCAAAAGCATTAGAAGCTACTCAAAAAAATATTAGCATAATTGGACAAGAACAGCCAGGAGTTGTTTTGGCAGATGGAAGAATTGTAGATGGAAATCGACGATTTACTTGTTTGAGAAATATACAGCAGGAGTCAGGTGAGACGCAGTATATGAATGCGGTGATTCTTGATAGAGATATTACGGGCAATGCTAAGGAAATAAAAATGCTTGAGTTATATTTGCAACATGGTATAGATAAACCAGTAGATTACAATCCGATCGATAGATTAGTGGGCATTTATAACGATATAGTTGACAAAGAGTTGTTGTCTGTATCTGAATATGCAAAAAGTGTGAATCTTCCAGATAAAGAAATTCAAAGAGAAGTGGAAAAAGCAAAACTGATGGTTGAATATCTTGAATTTATTGATGCCCCAAGACAATTTCATCTGGCACGAAAAATGAATATTAACGATCCGTTAAAGGAATTAAACACTATTTTAAAACAGTGTAAGGATGATGATAAACGCGAAGATCTGAAAAATGTTGTTTTTGCAAATTTCGTAATGCAGCCGTATGGCGATATGACTAGATATATACGTAAAATCAAGAAAGTAGCATCGAACGCAAAGTTTTTAGATGATTATCTTGAAGAACAACTTGAATTAACAGAAAAAGTTTGTGATTTAATAGAAGAGTGTCCTGAGGTTAACGAAGAAGTTATTAATCAAAAGATTAGAGTACAAGAAGAACTTCAAAATGCCTTTGAGCATTCCACAGATAAGTGGGAGACTAAATCTAATAGTGTTGCTAGCAAATTATTACCAGCACAGCTGATTGAGAAAGCTTACGATCAGATAGATAATATTGATACCAATATTTTTAAAAAATTATCTGACGAAGAAAAGGAAACCGTTCGAAACAAGTTGGATTTGTTACAAGAAATGATTGATAATATCAGGGGCGAATTGGATGTTTAGAGAACTGAATTTGAAGGCGACATATTCTTCGTATGAAGATGATATGGGTGTTGAGTTTTATATACCGACTTTGGAAACGTGTAAAAAGTATGATAGAGCAACAGCGTACTTTTCAGCAAAGGCACTGTCTAATTATGCTAAAGGAATGGAGGTCTTTGCTCAAAGTGGAAATTATTGCAGAATGATTATTTCATCAGAACTCTCAAAAGAAGATTTTGAACAAATAAAAGAGGGATATAAACTAAGAGATTCAGTAAATAGAGAAATGATTTTGAAATTGAGAGAGACTCTGTCTTTAGAAGAAGAAAAAAATATTTCTAACTTTGCATATTTAATTTCTCTGGGTATTATTGATGTAAAAATCGCTTTTACACATATAGGTATTTTTCATGATAAATTTGGTATTATGGAAGATGAAATCGGAGATGTAATTTGTTTTAGGGGCTCAAATAATGAAACTGTAGCAGCATTTAATGCAAATTATGAAGCATTTGATATTACGTGTAGCTGGCAATCTTCTCAGTTTGATTTCTCAAAAATAACAAAAAGCAAAGATACATTTGATAGGTTGTGGAACAATCGGGAATTAAATGTTTTAGTATGTGATTTGGATGATTCGGTTCAACAGCAACTTTTATCTTACAATAAGGGGAAGGTAATAGTAGATAAGGTACAATTGGAGCCCAACTGTTTTCTCCTGGATTATGATACGGAGTTGAAGCTCGAAATAAAGACAAACCCGGATATTCTTCTTGATAACAAGATTTATAAATTGAGGCTTAAAAGGTATGTTGATGTAATTCGTAGCGATAGCAAGTTTTTGAAATTTAATCAGCAGTATACATATACAGCATTTAAAAAAATTATTTCTATTTTAGAAAGTGATTCAAAAAAGCGGGGATATCGATTTTTTGTTACACAAAGATTAAAAGATTATATAGCTCAACGTGAGATGAATATTCAACAACGATCAAATGTTGGGTTAGCAATTAAAAATAGAGATAATGTTGTAGAGCAGCAGTTTGAAGATTATAGAAAGATAGTTGATGAAGAATTTGAACGAAAACTTCGTGAAAAGCAGATGTGGGACTCTTTTTACATGTGTACAATGAAAAAATGCAGTAATTTCTCGGTGCCTGGATCTGGGAAAACTGCTTCCGTACTAGGTATGTATGCTTATTTGAGAAAAAAGGGAATTGTTAAGAGGATTGTAATGATTGGTCCTAAAAATTCTTTTGATTCTTGGGTAGACGAGTTCAAAATATGTTTTGGTTTAAAAAATAATATTTCGGTATTTAGTATTCAAGATGAAGCTCTGCATTCTACGGAAGAAAAAAGGCAGGTAATTACTTTTAACACAGGAAATAAAAATTTATTGCTTTTTAATTATGAAAGCTTGGGACCATTTGTTTCAGAATTGGGGAAACTAGTTTCAAAAGATACTCTTTTGGTGTTTGATGAAGTTCATAAGATTAAAGCGATTGGTGGAGTTCGGGCAACATATTCATTAGACATAGCTCAACAGGCAAATTATATAGTAGCATTAACAGGCACGCCTATACCAAATTCATATACTGATGTTAGAAATTTACTAGATGTACTATATCATGATGAATATGATGACTTCTTTGGATTTTCAATTTCACAGCTAAAAAATCCGAGTGGAGAAGATATTGAAACGATAAACATGAAGTTGCAGCCATTTTTTTGCAGAACAACAAAACAAGAGTTACTAGTACCGGAAGTTAATCCAGATATGATTATTAATGCGATTGCAAGTATGGCAGAAAACAAACTGTTTAATATCCTGACACTTAAGTATTCAAAAAATAAATTAGCTTTAATTATTCGATTATTACAACTAGAGTCAAATCCACGATTACTTTTAGAGTCTTTAGATATTTCAGAATTTTCAGATATATTGGACGTTTCTGCAGAAGTTGAAATGATAGATTAC from Anaerocolumna sp. AGMB13020 encodes the following:
- a CDS encoding DNA-directed RNA polymerase subunit alpha C-terminal domain-containing protein; translation: MKNDLIKELNLSTRTYNALMRTNITTIDDLLKLPTEQIFLIKNMGAKSIKEVQEKIADIQMIDELNSHGMEQRNHVKSFIGSDGIVYIDTPVSELELSKRSNNCLEKNGIQYYSQLVGKKEEELFEIDKMGAKSVYEILDKISTYKLVPAGKDSIDETEEDRFCRKLLQEILCKLVINTNQVYPLLQKLVIDILEKEKCILNDEIFQFLTPCLYEQSTITEAIIGLVIKTLELSQSGVDEAKLIELLPMCLTDKRLFHELLIQMVEQRYIFINDEQLYERRYPTIMEYISKLDNERASQILELRLGGKTLEEVGKEFGITRERIRQIESKYIKKSPQLMEDRYSYVFEMYDISKKDFLLGFREKEEAYNYLIVAYEKGIKNIEYMLEDDNLSNQYKICAERIIYKNYVILNGERVLRSRPELSEYILRTVGKEGITFEDFSELYRMLLEDLNLQEDSKFTLMERGYENKLSVSDHILWKHHKKLRYYNINAYDFTNLFSGLNLKQYENIEISTLKLFREFPDLMEEYDIQDEYELHNLLKKICSKDIFPTMKFNRMPNIEFGEADRDGQVMNLLLELAPVTNIELAEMYEREYGVLSRTVLANYLKSFDKYFFDGVYKIDAPRMSELMLSSLRQQMSKEFYLFADIRKIYKDAFPNADSQLLNPLSVKALGFRVYSNYVIKNNYISAVDYFRTILTKEDLVDSTIFPDGLQTLLAYMNEVYRLKLCYEIIEYKPAKYVNIRRLNSVGVNQDDIKDYCKKVYQHNTPTYFTVYSLTKNGFEHPLEDLGFDEWFYSSILVEDKTHFSHRRMGGSRLFKKGRGTVCLVDFIEWILYSIDTLSMDIYDFTDNLSNEYNINLSVFKIMETISGSSMYYDKITEKIYADYEVYFAEI
- a CDS encoding SNF2-related protein codes for the protein MFRELNLKATYSSYEDDMGVEFYIPTLETCKKYDRATAYFSAKALSNYAKGMEVFAQSGNYCRMIISSELSKEDFEQIKEGYKLRDSVNREMILKLRETLSLEEEKNISNFAYLISLGIIDVKIAFTHIGIFHDKFGIMEDEIGDVICFRGSNNETVAAFNANYEAFDITCSWQSSQFDFSKITKSKDTFDRLWNNRELNVLVCDLDDSVQQQLLSYNKGKVIVDKVQLEPNCFLLDYDTELKLEIKTNPDILLDNKIYKLRLKRYVDVIRSDSKFLKFNQQYTYTAFKKIISILESDSKKRGYRFFVTQRLKDYIAQREMNIQQRSNVGLAIKNRDNVVEQQFEDYRKIVDEEFERKLREKQMWDSFYMCTMKKCSNFSVPGSGKTASVLGMYAYLRKKGIVKRIVMIGPKNSFDSWVDEFKICFGLKNNISVFSIQDEALHSTEEKRQVITFNTGNKNLLLFNYESLGPFVSELGKLVSKDTLLVFDEVHKIKAIGGVRATYSLDIAQQANYIVALTGTPIPNSYTDVRNLLDVLYHDEYDDFFGFSISQLKNPSGEDIETINMKLQPFFCRTTKQELLVPEVNPDMIINAIASMAENKLFNILTLKYSKNKLALIIRLLQLESNPRLLLESLDISEFSDILDVSAEVEMIDYVDFSEEVYTLIKGIENTCKFEKCIGLAEKLITADKTIIIWCIFKDSMRRICKEMERRGYKTEIISGEVVMEDRQKIISDFRSGKFKCLVTNPHTLAESVSLHSVCHDAIYFEYGYNLVHLLQSKDRIHRLGLPDGQYTQYYFLQEQFVTNDGEGFSLDQKIYTRLKEKEQIMLDAIVNNILEPGTTVQEDLDIIFKELKI